Within Kineothrix sp. MB12-C1, the genomic segment ATTGCAGAATATAGCAAGGCAGTTCTTTCAGATAGACCTCACTTTCATATCAGTCTGGTAATCGATATATCCCCTAACTGCGACTGTCACTCGGAGAACGATATTCCGATTGTACCCGATGTAGGAATGTTCGCATCCTTTGACCCGGTCGCTTTGGATCTGGCTTGCGCAGACGCTGTGAACAAGCAGCCGGTTATTGCCGGAAGTCAGTTGGACCGCATGCCTCACGTTCATCATGATCATTTTATAGATTCTGCTCCGGCCACCAATTGGAAGTCTTCCATAGAACATGCCGTAAAGATAGGTATAGGAAACGCAGAATATGAAATGATAGAGATATAAGTGTTAGAATAAAAGTAATATTATAACTGTTCAGTAGGTCTGCGCATTTGTTGCGCTGACCGTAAGAATGAGTGGAAAGAATAAGTGAAAATCCCATCACTGAAGGTGATTTTAATGGATTTTCATAAAGCAAATTTTGCTTATGTAACTGTGAGGGGACTGAACAGTTATATAATATTAGAGGTTTCATATGAAAATTGACATACCGAAATACCAGCAGATTGCTGCAGATATTGCAACAAAGATTGCATGTGGTGATTATGCGGAGGGCGAAAAGATATATGTCCGCTCCGCATTAGCCAGCCAATATGGGGTTTCCTCTGAGACGGCAAGGCGTGCAGTATACGTTTTATCCGATATGAAAATTGTGGAAATCACAAAAGGCAGCGGCGTTCTTATAAAATCCAGGAAGCTGGCTGTAGATTTCATTAATAAATTCGATTCAGTCAGTCAGATGAGTGAATTGAAAAAACATATTTTGAATAATATAGAGCAGCAAATTACCCAGAGTGCCGAACTAAAAACGATGGTATCTGAATTAATGTACAAGACAGAAAGATTCCGTGTTGTTAATCCATTTTCACCTTTTGAAATTTCGATTACACAAGAGGCATCTTATATTGGACAGAATCTTTCAGAAAGTAACTTCTGGCACAATACGACAGCTACCATTATAGCAATTCGGCGCGGAGAAGAGATTATTAT encodes:
- a CDS encoding GntR family transcriptional regulator — protein: MKIDIPKYQQIAADIATKIACGDYAEGEKIYVRSALASQYGVSSETARRAVYVLSDMKIVEITKGSGVLIKSRKLAVDFINKFDSVSQMSELKKHILNNIEQQITQSAELKTMVSELMYKTERFRVVNPFSPFEISITQEASYIGQNLSESNFWHNTTATIIAIRRGEEIIISPGPYAVISLGDILYYVGDENCHERVRSFLYSK